TACTGGCAAGTAATCTTTCCCAGCAGCAGCCGCTATAGCGATATCGGGTATCATCGTGTTCTCTTTCCAACTATCTGCTGAGGTTGTGTCCGAATAGCGGCCAACTGTCCATGGGCTGATAACGTCCATTGACCGAAAAACCGATGCCCATGGTTCTGGCTGCAAACTCCAGTGACTTGAGCCGGTACTGCCATTGACACCGCCCATGAATGTCGCCTGGTATTTAGCAGGCGCGTCTTTCTGGAACCAATTGATCAACGCAGCAGCCTGTTCTGCAGTACCTGGCCTGCCGTCACAACCAAACCCCCAGATGGAAACAAGCGGTTTTCCTTTATGCCGCAGATAGCGAGGACTTTCGGTGATCTTAATTACATCAACTAAATGCATCCAATCATTTTTGATATCCTCAACGAGTGTAGGCTCTTTATTGCTGGAGATGTCGTACATAACAACAAACACACGTCCGTAGGTCTCTGCGCCCTTGCGGCAATTCATCAGAACACGGTTAAATGGATCGTTCAATCCAATATGAGGTGCGCTAAAGCGTTGGAACCAAACGCCGTCTATGTCATTTTCCTTCATCCACTTGAAATGACGCACCACAGTCTTCTCGATGTGCGGTGAATAAAGCTTCACCGTACTCCCTTCGCTGTAACGCAGGTTGGTGCTAAACAACTCGTCGGCGTCCAATTCCCTTAGATCAGGAAATAGTTCGACACGCACTTTGGAGGCAGAAGGATCGGTGGTACTTGAAAACCAATGAACCCACCCCTTGTTGGCACCGTCTCCGTTTGCGCGAAACCAGCCTTGGTAACCACACATATACTTGCCATACAGTGTTGTAGCATCAACGGAATCCTGAGCATTCAACCGGCTGGTCATGATCCAAAGCAAGAGGCATAAGAGTGATCTGGATAATACGCTGAAATTCATACGTCTTTTTCCCTTTGGTAAATCACCATGCAAAGGCATGGTCCTTTGTCAGATGCGATCAATCCATATTGAGCCAGACCAGGCAATACCAGTCCCACATTGATGGGCGCCGCACCCAGCGCATGGCAAGAATCACTCATCGTGCACGTCCCGGCGAACTGTGAGAATCTGTCGGAACCGGATGACTCATTGTGTACCCTTCTTCTTGTCAGAGCTGGAAAATTTTGCTGAGAAGGCGTTGTCCCGGTGTAGATCGTCAAAGGGTGACCACAGCGCAACAGCATGGCCTTCGTCGCCAACACTCATTGCAGCAATGCGCACGAACGGGGAATTGGGTAGCGTGATGCTGGTAGTACCTTCCTGAATTTCCAGACGATAGGCAAACAGATAGCCATATTCATATAGTGTTTCGCCCACAGGTAGATGACGATGCGAGGCGCACCATGCAACGCGTTGATCGCGGACAAATGCCGGAGTAATGCTCTTCAATTCATTGCGCAACGAATAGGATAGCTCAGCAACCAAACCTTCGAACTGTCGATTGTCCCAAGATCCTAAATAGCCTGCCCAACTACCAATTGTCAGTGGGATCTTGGTGTTACCGGCCTGGAAAATAACATCACTGTCAACATCGGCTGCTGCAAGCAGATGCACTACAGTTGTGTTCGCTGGTACGTTTATACTCTGACCGCGGCATGCCACGGAATTGCGGGCACCATCTTTACGCGGGCCAATGACAAAGGAAACATTACCCATTTGAACGGAGTCGCCGATCATTTCAGCCGGGTAGGTTCCGCCTTTGCCGTCAAAGCTTCCGTTTTCACGGTTGTTGTTATAGCTGAAGATGTCGGTGTCGTATTTCAGCGCAACCGGCTGTGTTTCAGGTTTGAGGTCGGCGCCGGGTATGGTCAACAGAACTGTTTTCAGTTCATAGGGCAGAAATTCCATTTTCAGCGTGCCGTTTTGTACGGGCAGCTTTTTGTTGAGCGGACGTTCGGCTCCGTCAAGTTCTTCGGCGGCCGTGATTGGGAGTGCAGCGGACAGTGTGGTACCGGGGCATCGATGCCCCGTCAATTCTTGCAGGCGGACGACCACGCCAGAGCCGTTTTCAGCCATCTTGATGGCTTGCACATTGACCTGCGGGGTATTGATGTTTAGCAGTGAGAAAGAGCTTCCTTTGTTCCCTCTGTAATGCGGTACGGCAAATGCGGCGGGACGCTGTTCAAAACGCTGTGCTTCCCAGTGGGTTTGACCCTCACGCCAGTCACCTGTATGACCTGCGATGGCGTAACTGAACTCATGACGTCCCCAATCCTGCCAGCGCATTTCCCTGGTGCGACCGCGGTCGACAGTTTCGTCTTCCCACTCTTCCGTATCCGGCGAATGGAGCAGAGTCAGGCGCAGAGTGTTGTCGTCTGGTTTGTCGCTGCCGTATTTGGAGCCGGTCAGCAGGGAGACTCCGTAGGCGCCGGAGTCGTCCGTGAGGTCCAGCCACGCGTGATGCGGCACTTCAAACTGGGTTGCTTGACGGTTTCCCCTCTGGATGGTGCCGAGATCCAGGTTATAGGTTGCTTTAGGTGCCGATGCGGTCAGATGAAAGGCCGCTTTCAGCAGCGCGCCGCGACTTTTCCAGTCGATGAGGTTCGCCACCTCAACACGGCTGCCGTCCGTACCTGTCGAAAGGCGGATTCGCTGAACGATCCTCGAGCCTTCATTGTCGCGCACCACTTCGATGGCGATGCGCAACGGGCCGTTTTCAACCACGCGAATTGAAACGGGATTTCCGGCCACGCTGCGGGCCGGCTCTTTGATATCTTTCCAATCGATGTGCCAGGCAGGCTTGGATGCAGGGAAGTCTGCAATGAACTCAAGCTGCGCCGGTTTTTCGAGCAGTTCTTTGCCAACCTGTTTGTCGAAGATGCCGGCAATGTCGCCGTTCTTGTCGATGGTAACGACGTAGCGGTTGTTTTCGAGCGAACTTTTTCCGACAAGGAGTTCACTTCTTTTCACTTTCGCCGGCTCACCTTCACGCAGTGCGAAAACTGCGGCTCCAACTGGCGGAAGCTTTGCCTGGAAGAGGACTCGGCGCCTTCCATCCCATCCGGTGGTCAGTTGAGTGGACAGTTCCTTTCCCTGTGCATCAAAAGCGGTGATTGCCTTGGCCTCTGCCAGCTCTGCGGGAACAAGAGCTTCCACAAGATCTTCTCGCGCGATGGAGAGCGGGTTATAGACTACCAGCGGTACGCCCGGCACATCAGTGTTGAGTGAGCGTGACAGTGCGCCCACGGCGTCAGCATAGACACCGGCAAACTGATTAAGGGCAATGATACCGTCGTTCCATGAATATTCGTAAGCTTTTGGAATGCTGGTTCCAGGCAGGTTGTCGTGAAACTGATTGCGCAGGGTCAAGCCCCATGCATGGTTCAACGCATCTTCAGGATAAGCTGCTCCATTCAGGAGGCTGGCCGAAACAGCGGCGCGTTCGCCGGCATCCGCCAGAAGCTCATTATCGCGGTTTAGTTGCTTCATATAGGATTGCGATGTAAGCATACCGGTAGAGTGCTCGATGAGCAGCAGGTCGCGGCTCCATGTGGGGAATTTTTTCGCCTGCTCATCGGTGATGGCGCGGACCATCAGATCCGCCGGACCGGCGATCACCTTGACCGGACCTTCGGTCGCATAGCATTGTTCGAGGGTTTCAAGCGAAACCTTCTGGGGGCTACCCCCGCGGTCGGCATTGTTTTTATCGCCGCCACCCATATAGAAAAGGTCAATCGGCAGACCGGATCGCTCCCGGTTTTCTTCGAGACGCTTGAGCGTTTTATCATGTGTAGTATATACATCCTTGTGAGCTGCGGCATAGTTACCGGCATTGAGTGCCACAATCACAGATTTGCCATCCGGGCCAATCCAACGTCCGATGTTGAAAGGAATTCCGTTGGCCGATTTCCAGGTCAACTTTTGGGTTGAAAAACCGCGAATACCACAATGATTGAGAACCGAGGGGAGCGAATAAGGAAAACCGAAGCAATCCGGGAGCATATATTCGAGGCTCTGTGTGCCGAATTCATTATGGAAATATTTGCGGCCATGCAGGATCTGACGTATGATAGACTCGGTCGATGGTACGTTGACGTCGTTTTCAACCCAAGAGCTGCCGCTCGGGAACCAGCGTCCCGCAGCAACCCATTGCTTAAGTTTCTCATACCGCTCCGGGTAGTACTCCCGCATCATCGCGTAGCGACTGGCACCGGTCCAGTTCAAGACAAAATGAGGGTATTCTTCAAAGGCAGCGAAGTTTTCATCCAGCGTATTCTTCAGAAAATCACGAATGGTCTGAGGATAGGACCAGCGCCAGATGTCGTCGAGATGTGAGTATGGAACTATGAACAAGGTTGGCTTTGTGAGGTCAATCGACTTAGGGTCGATTGTCTTGATCGCTGGTTGTTGAGCACCAACAATCGTGGTGAGCACGCAAGTGAGGATGCAGGCGATGATAATGAATCTAGTATGTCTGTCTCTATTTAACATTCGCATCCTCTTGCACGCTATCCGTCAACTGCAACGGTGCCCGTTTCACCATCGCCGTGGATACTTTATGAATAGATATGAAGCCTATTTGTACTCTACGGGGACTGCATTTTTGCCCCACTCTTTATCTGGTTTTTCAGCCAGAACCAGTTCGAGTTTTCCTCCGGAAATGATTTGCTGATGCGTGATAAACGGGGAGTCAATCTCCTTATCGTTCAAAAATACCTTGTGAATGTATTTCTTCCGTTTACTTGCTCCCTTCGCGACAATTTCGAACTTCTTTCCTGTTGCCAGGTTGATGGTGATCTTTTCAAAAACAGGACTGGTTATTGCATATACTGGCAATCCTGGTGTAACAGGATACAACCCCATCGAAGAGAACACCACAAATGCACACATTCCCCCGCCATCTTCATCACCAGGGATTCCAAAAATGTTATCTTTGAACCATACATCAAGCAGGAACCTCGTCAACTTTTGGGTTTTCCAAGGGGCGCCAAAATAATTGTACAAGTATGGGATATGGAATGAAGGCTCATTGCCCATGGAAAACTGTCCAACCATACCTGTCGAATTTGACCCGTTCACATAGAACTGGTTCTTTCGCATTCCCAATGGTTCTCTAAAAAATTGGTCGAGACGCTCTTCCGCAGCTTTTTTATCACCCAATAGTTCCACCAAACCATCAATATCATGTGGAACATCCCATGCATACGTCCATCCATTGTTCTCATCGTAATAGTCGCGGTAACCGGGTCCTCCATCAGATTTTGGATTAATCAGAATCCAGTTCCCGTCTTCATCTTTGGGCATGAAGAGCTGCAATTCCGGATACCACAAATTTCTGTAATTCTTCGACTTTCCGAAAAACAAGTTGTAATCATCCTCTTTGCCTAGTTCTTTTGCAAGTTGGGATAGCGCCCAGGAATCGTAACTCATCCCAAGTGTGACTGCCACAGCTTGACGTTTTTCAAAGCTATCGACCAGAGATTCCGTCTCTTTTTCTCCCGGGCGGAGGGCGGGATAAAATCCGTGTGTTTGATAGAAGTCGTCAATGCGGCATTTTGCAATTCCCTGTCTCCATGGAATTCCAGTTGCCATCGTTAAATTCTTTCTGATGCCTTCATACGCTTTTTCTGCGTCAAAGCCCACAATGCCTTTGCGATACGCATCTATAAAAATCGCTGCCGAGTGGTAGCTGTTCATACACATGTGGTTTCCATGTACCTGGGGAAACGTCGGCATCCAACCGCTTTGCTCATACATAGGTGTATATGAGTTGAGCATATCGCTTTCTCTTCCAGGATCAAGGATGGTTCGTAACGGATGATGCGCGCGATATGAATCCCAGATCCAATCATCTACATAAAAAGAACGGTCGCTCTTGTGAACCTTCCCATCGTACCCGCTATAGTATTGCCCATATTCATTGATGTCTATCATTCTCTCATAGGTTTTGTACAATGACGTGTAAAACGTTCTCTTTTGCGCATCTGTGCCCCCTTCAACCTCAATCTGGTTGATCACTTGTTTCCATTCAGTTTTTCCCCTGGCAACAAAATCTTCAAAGCTCTGTTTATCGGCTTCTTTCAAGAAGTTTTCTTTGGCCTGTTCAAAGCTTATGTATGAAATCCCGTACTTGATGAACATTGTCGAACGAGCATCTTCGGGGAAGCTCACTGAAAATTTGCCATTACCTGCATTTATACTTGTTCCGGCTATCGGTGTATCGTCAGTCCCGATGATTTCACCATAGCAATACGCTTTCATCCTGCGTGTCACTGGGACTATGTCTTTGGTTTTATACTCAATCGTTTCTTCGATTGTAAATGAAGAAGGGCCAACTGCCACGGATTGCATGGCTTCTGTTCCAGTTATCAGAATATTCTTTTTGACACCCGAAGGAAATTGGATCTTGTACACGGCGCATTTCTTACCCGGAGTAAAACTTATTGTTATGTCATCATCGATAAGGTAGGTAGAATACAACCATGGATGCATCTCTTCAAGGTCATGATCTATGCTCATTCTTTTCTTCCACGCCACAGGAGTAATTTCTCCGACGGATACTTTCATCTGTAAAATACCGGGAGACCGGTGAGTAACAACCTGTAAAGGAAATCCGCTCACTTGATCGTCGATATAATCACTCTTCACAGGAAACATTCTCAGCATCTGATTGGGCAAACTAAATGTAGGATATGTCGGAACAAGCAATTGTGAAACATTTCCAATTCTTGGGTCAATGTACTTAGTACCATCATCCTGCGTCCACAGGCTGGACGAGAGCAATCCGAAAAGAGCGGCAACTATGAGTGTCCGTTTCAAATACATTCTAACCTCGAAAATCGTCACAGAACAAATGTACCAAAGACGACATGCCTGGCATTTCTTACCGCATCAAAACGATACTTGCGATTGAGACATCATCGGATGGGAGCGTTATCGGAACAACGCGGGGCATAAGCGGCGGGGGCGGCTCAACGCTGGCGCCAATCAATCGCGCATCATCCAGAAACAACGTTCCCGCAGCTTTCTGTCCGCTCCCGTCACTCAGACGAATTGCAGTCCAGGAGTACGCAATAGCGGTTGCCGTGCCGTCGATATCGAATGTCTGACAGTTGCCGGTCAGCGCGAAGTCCCTATTTCCCTCGCTCAGGACAGACCGGTTTTCGTCGAAGAAACCAAACGTGCTGTGCAGTTTCACCGTGCCCGGCGACGAAGCCTGCGTCTCGTTGTGTAGAAACGCTGCAACGTTCCCTCAAGCGTGTTGAGGAGATGTTGCCTCGGTTTGCCGAGTCGTTTGACCAGGCTAGTCGCTCCGAGCACGCCCGGAAGCGCAGATTGCTTCCGGGCGGCGTCGGGAACGACAAGTGCTTACTTCATCAACATGAGTTTCTGGACCTTCATGTTGTCATCCTGCGTAAGGCGGCAGAAATACACGCCTGATGACATTTGAGATGCATTCCACCGTACACTATGAACGCCTGCTCTTTGTACCGTGTTGACGAGCGTGGCGACTTCCTGACCGAGAACATTGAACACTTTCAATGTCGCCGGGCCCTCTTTTGGCAAAGAGTACCTGATCGTGGTAGCCGGATTGAAGGGATTCGGATAGTTCTGCTGCAGAGTGAACACATACGGCAGCGAGGACTCGCTCTCGACTGCGGTAAGCGTTTTCAGCAGTGCATCGACAGATCCAATCATAACGCGTCGGATAAACACTGCCTGACCGCCCTGCCTATTGACGCGGAAATCAGAGCTGCCGTTTCCGGCGCCATTCATCTTTGCATCCGGAAGATAGAACGATTGCAGTTTCCACTGATTTGTTCCCGCGATGAAAGCGCTGGCACTTGGATCGGCATAGCTTTCTGCAAAGCTGACGTACTGCAGACCGATCGATGTCGAGGCAGTTGTGTCATAGTATTCCAACGTGACGAGCAATTCTGAGTGGTTTCCATTGTAGATAACAGTGTCAGCCACATTGAAATACATGTAACCCATTGTTCCACTTATCTTCTGACATTTATACCCGCCGACAAAAGCAGAATCGCGAAGGCCATCGGCCGGATATACACTGACGATGTTGTAATTTGACTGATCGCCAAGGTCTATCCAAATATCCATAATTGCCACGCGCACCTGATTAAGAATCAGATTGTTTTGTTCGCTGTGAATTCTGAAGTCGGCGCTGCCATTTTGCTTGCCGGCGAACGCGGCGTCGTTGATCTTAACGATCGCCGTTTTCCACGTCTTCGTGTTCCCGATGGTTATCCACGGCGTGTCTTTGTAATCCCTGGCCACTCCGGCAAGGGAAGCGTCTGATGAATTGTATTGTATTCTGAATCGACTGCCGGCAGTTGCGGCAGAGTCGAAATACTCTACCGAAACAAGAAGACGGCTATGAGGCTTGGCGGCCGACAGAACGGCATCGTTCACGTTGAAGTAGGCATATCCCTTGTCCACTTGAACGCACTTCACCCCCTGAACATCTAGCTGTTTTACCGAGCCGTCAGCGGCTGTTTTTTCGACCTGACTCATGAAGCTCTCATAGTTGGTAGGGCCAAGATCTACCATTACACCTTTGTCAGTGAGAGGAATAGGCACAAACCCCAATTGGCCCCAGAACTCATCGTCGTCGTTGTGGCCACCATACATGAGCCGCCCGCTGGATGGCCCAACGTTGTCAGCATCATTCAGGACATAGGCAAACAGAGGACTGAAGTTGTCCGGATGATTGACACTATCTGGCTTCCAGGGAATTCCTTCGGTCAGGAGTGAAAGCGGAATTGACGCTTCCAGAATGTACCCGTCCGATGTGGCTACCACTGATTTCTTGACGGTCGTCGGCAAAGCTTCACCCGTTTGACTTGTGCTATGCTTCCAGAGACCAAGGTCAGAATTTGAAGCCGGCAAGAAGATGAAATGCTCACCTTTCTGGAAGGTATTATCATCCCGTATCGCCGCCGGCTTGTTGTTCACAACCGTGTGCGAGACATCGAAGTAGAAACCAAAGCCGTCCTTTTGATCCCAGCTTGACCCCGTGACATCCAGAACGTTGTCTTTTACTTCTACTGCGAAATACAGATTATTATCATCCCAACCGATTCTCACCATGCCGGTCAGGTCTTTGGGATCCCACGCTTCAGGAACACCCGGATTGACCACACCGCCTGCCTCTCCCGGCTCGACCACAGGCACGTTGCTGTTATTCAGAATCCAGGTGCGATAGAACTCATCAGTTCTGAAGTTGTTTGCATCATACCTCATCTGCATTGTGTCGCGACGCGACAACAGCCAATTCCAGTCGGACACATTTCCGTCGATCGCTGGACTGTCCAGGAATTTGTACGCGCTCTGGTTTGGTACTCTTACCGTACTGGGCAAAGGCCTCTTTGGAATCTTTGTAATCGTAAGCCTATTGATATAGAGCCCCTGCGCAGAAAAATGAACGCGCATGTCGCCGCTAGCAGCTCCCAGATTATTGAAAAATGCGTCGTTTATTTCAAACGTATAGGTGCGCAAGCATCCCCAGTTCTTTTGGAAAACACTCTCAGTACTCTTGTTCGCGCCCGCCGTCCCGGCATCATACTGCACGCGCACATACTTGCTTGGATCCGGGCCATCGAGGTACTCGATAGTTATGAACACGTTGCTCCACGGAGCAGAGGAGCCGTTGAGATACGCGTTGTCCAAGTCCAGATAGGCATACCCTGAGCCTCCAGAAGCTCTGTTGGACGTCATGAGCTTCATTCCCAGCGTGTCGACATAGCGCATCAGACCATCGGTGCCGGCCAAATTGATACGCTTAATGCCATCTGCGTCGTCTGTTCTTACACCTGCGGCGTCGGTGATTTTTCCAAAGTCTATGTACTTTTCAAAGGGTATGACTTTGACTGCGTTGATGATCATGGTGCCGGCGCAGGTCAGTTTGATATCTGCTGAATTCGCCAGGTTGTTGCCAAAATAGGCGTCATTGACAAAGAAGCTGAATGCCAGCCACTTTCGTGTCCCTGCGGTCGTGATCACATCCGGATGCGTCACCGGTCCGGCCTGCCCGCTATATTGAAGTCCGATTGTGACTGCGAGCGTATCGTAGTATTCGACATTGATCAAAGAGTACGAACCAGCTTTAAGATTCTTGAAAAAATCATCTGCGACATCGAAATACATCGCGTTGCCAGGTGCAGCATTCTTTGCGCAATACTCCCCAGCAACCTTGATGTTATCTTGTATAAGACCAGCGCCACTGTTGCCGACGAGTTTCATGTAGCGGCCCTGTGTCGTCTTTCCAAGGTCGATCGAGACTCCCTGGGCCATGAGCACGGTGCTCATCAGCATCAACAGCAATGCGAGGGAGCAAATGAGTTTGAAAAGTGTTTTCATTACAAGTCTCCTTTGTTCATGATTGATGTCCGGACCGGGCCTCGGCCGGACGGTACTCTCACAAAATCCTTCCCTCTAAAACAGTCGCGTTCGTAGTCATAATCCTCCTTTCGAAGAACTACAGGTTTTCATGGCTTAGAAGACGATACTGACGGAGAATTGATGTACATTCCCGAGGTGGACAAGTGCGCTATAGGCGTAGTCGAAGCTCATTCCGCTCTGCTTCAGGCCTACACCCATCGACAGACCTTCTTCGCTGTCTTGCATAAAAAGCGACTGATAGCCGCCCCGCAGCGTGAGCGTCTGACGAAATTCATACTCCATACCCACATTGACACTCTCTTCATTATTGTTGGGATGAAGGTAGTCGGTTGCGACCGTGACTTTGTGATCCGGCGATGAGATGGCCTCATACCCCATGCCAAACCGGAACGTGAGCGGCAATGCCCATTCCTTCGTGCGGAGCTGGGCAAGGACGGTCCCGTTGTTGCCGGCCATCGTCGGGTCGATATCGGTCGGAACAACCGCGTCAACTCCCTGCATCTGAAGTTTGGAACCGAAATTCGTAATCGACATGCCTATCTTCGCCCCCCTCCACGGGAGCGAATAGAGAATTCCGAAGTCCGCCGCGATGGCGTTTGCCTCCATATGCCATATGCGCCGTTGGATGTATTTGAATGATCCACCGAATGTAAACCGGTCCGTCAGGTTCTTGGCGTAACTGAGCCCGATCGCAATATCGGCGGCGTCAAATCTCCAGCCGAGTCCTTCCGGCTGATCGACGGTTCGCACGAGCATTTCCGGAGTGGAAAGCGAGGTCACCGACACACCGAACGATCCGACGCTCCCCGCCTTGATCACCAGGCCCGCATAGATGAAATCCATGTCGGCGATCCAATTCATGTAACTGAAGGAGACTTCGTTCGAAGGGAGTTGTTCCAACCCTGCCACGTTCCAGTACATGGCCGTGGCATCATTGGCGATCGCCGTATAGGCTTTGCCCATCCCGACTGCGCGCGAACCGACGCCGAACTCCAAAAATGGAGCGGCAGTCGTTCCACGCTTTGAGACAGGCTCTTGACTCGATGCTCTTCCAGC
The Ignavibacteriales bacterium DNA segment above includes these coding regions:
- a CDS encoding GH92 family glycosyl hydrolase, which encodes MYLKRTLIVAALFGLLSSSLWTQDDGTKYIDPRIGNVSQLLVPTYPTFSLPNQMLRMFPVKSDYIDDQVSGFPLQVVTHRSPGILQMKVSVGEITPVAWKKRMSIDHDLEEMHPWLYSTYLIDDDITISFTPGKKCAVYKIQFPSGVKKNILITGTEAMQSVAVGPSSFTIEETIEYKTKDIVPVTRRMKAYCYGEIIGTDDTPIAGTSINAGNGKFSVSFPEDARSTMFIKYGISYISFEQAKENFLKEADKQSFEDFVARGKTEWKQVINQIEVEGGTDAQKRTFYTSLYKTYERMIDINEYGQYYSGYDGKVHKSDRSFYVDDWIWDSYRAHHPLRTILDPGRESDMLNSYTPMYEQSGWMPTFPQVHGNHMCMNSYHSAAIFIDAYRKGIVGFDAEKAYEGIRKNLTMATGIPWRQGIAKCRIDDFYQTHGFYPALRPGEKETESLVDSFEKRQAVAVTLGMSYDSWALSQLAKELGKEDDYNLFFGKSKNYRNLWYPELQLFMPKDEDGNWILINPKSDGGPGYRDYYDENNGWTYAWDVPHDIDGLVELLGDKKAAEERLDQFFREPLGMRKNQFYVNGSNSTGMVGQFSMGNEPSFHIPYLYNYFGAPWKTQKLTRFLLDVWFKDNIFGIPGDEDGGGMCAFVVFSSMGLYPVTPGLPVYAITSPVFEKITINLATGKKFEIVAKGASKRKKYIHKVFLNDKEIDSPFITHQQIISGGKLELVLAEKPDKEWGKNAVPVEYK
- a CDS encoding PorV/PorQ family protein, whose protein sequence is MKRIVYASLMLILISAGRASSQEPVSKRGTTAAPFLEFGVGSRAVGMGKAYTAIANDATAMYWNVAGLEQLPSNEVSFSYMNWIADMDFIYAGLVIKAGSVGSFGVSVTSLSTPEMLVRTVDQPEGLGWRFDAADIAIGLSYAKNLTDRFTFGGSFKYIQRRIWHMEANAIAADFGILYSLPWRGAKIGMSITNFGSKLQMQGVDAVVPTDIDPTMAGNNGTVLAQLRTKEWALPLTFRFGMGYEAISSPDHKVTVATDYLHPNNNEESVNVGMEYEFRQTLTLRGGYQSLFMQDSEEGLSMGVGLKQSGMSFDYAYSALVHLGNVHQFSVSIVF
- a CDS encoding T9SS type A sorting domain-containing protein, whose protein sequence is MKTLFKLICSLALLLMLMSTVLMAQGVSIDLGKTTQGRYMKLVGNSGAGLIQDNIKVAGEYCAKNAAPGNAMYFDVADDFFKNLKAGSYSLINVEYYDTLAVTIGLQYSGQAGPVTHPDVITTAGTRKWLAFSFFVNDAYFGNNLANSADIKLTCAGTMIINAVKVIPFEKYIDFGKITDAAGVRTDDADGIKRINLAGTDGLMRYVDTLGMKLMTSNRASGGSGYAYLDLDNAYLNGSSAPWSNVFITIEYLDGPDPSKYVRVQYDAGTAGANKSTESVFQKNWGCLRTYTFEINDAFFNNLGAASGDMRVHFSAQGLYINRLTITKIPKRPLPSTVRVPNQSAYKFLDSPAIDGNVSDWNWLLSRRDTMQMRYDANNFRTDEFYRTWILNNSNVPVVEPGEAGGVVNPGVPEAWDPKDLTGMVRIGWDDNNLYFAVEVKDNVLDVTGSSWDQKDGFGFYFDVSHTVVNNKPAAIRDDNTFQKGEHFIFLPASNSDLGLWKHSTSQTGEALPTTVKKSVVATSDGYILEASIPLSLLTEGIPWKPDSVNHPDNFSPLFAYVLNDADNVGPSSGRLMYGGHNDDDEFWGQLGFVPIPLTDKGVMVDLGPTNYESFMSQVEKTAADGSVKQLDVQGVKCVQVDKGYAYFNVNDAVLSAAKPHSRLLVSVEYFDSAATAGSRFRIQYNSSDASLAGVARDYKDTPWITIGNTKTWKTAIVKINDAAFAGKQNGSADFRIHSEQNNLILNQVRVAIMDIWIDLGDQSNYNIVSVYPADGLRDSAFVGGYKCQKISGTMGYMYFNVADTVIYNGNHSELLVTLEYYDTTASTSIGLQYVSFAESYADPSASAFIAGTNQWKLQSFYLPDAKMNGAGNGSSDFRVNRQGGQAVFIRRVMIGSVDALLKTLTAVESESSLPYVFTLQQNYPNPFNPATTIRYSLPKEGPATLKVFNVLGQEVATLVNTVQRAGVHSVRWNASQMSSGVYFCRLTQDDNMKVQKLMLMK
- a CDS encoding glycosyl hydrolase-related protein produces the protein MLNRDRHTRFIIIACILTCVLTTIVGAQQPAIKTIDPKSIDLTKPTLFIVPYSHLDDIWRWSYPQTIRDFLKNTLDENFAAFEEYPHFVLNWTGASRYAMMREYYPERYEKLKQWVAAGRWFPSGSSWVENDVNVPSTESIIRQILHGRKYFHNEFGTQSLEYMLPDCFGFPYSLPSVLNHCGIRGFSTQKLTWKSANGIPFNIGRWIGPDGKSVIVALNAGNYAAAHKDVYTTHDKTLKRLEENRERSGLPIDLFYMGGGDKNNADRGGSPQKVSLETLEQCYATEGPVKVIAGPADLMVRAITDEQAKKFPTWSRDLLLIEHSTGMLTSQSYMKQLNRDNELLADAGERAAVSASLLNGAAYPEDALNHAWGLTLRNQFHDNLPGTSIPKAYEYSWNDGIIALNQFAGVYADAVGALSRSLNTDVPGVPLVVYNPLSIAREDLVEALVPAELAEAKAITAFDAQGKELSTQLTTGWDGRRRVLFQAKLPPVGAAVFALREGEPAKVKRSELLVGKSSLENNRYVVTIDKNGDIAGIFDKQVGKELLEKPAQLEFIADFPASKPAWHIDWKDIKEPARSVAGNPVSIRVVENGPLRIAIEVVRDNEGSRIVQRIRLSTGTDGSRVEVANLIDWKSRGALLKAAFHLTASAPKATYNLDLGTIQRGNRQATQFEVPHHAWLDLTDDSGAYGVSLLTGSKYGSDKPDDNTLRLTLLHSPDTEEWEDETVDRGRTREMRWQDWGRHEFSYAIAGHTGDWREGQTHWEAQRFEQRPAAFAVPHYRGNKGSSFSLLNINTPQVNVQAIKMAENGSGVVVRLQELTGHRCPGTTLSAALPITAAEELDGAERPLNKKLPVQNGTLKMEFLPYELKTVLLTIPGADLKPETQPVALKYDTDIFSYNNNRENGSFDGKGGTYPAEMIGDSVQMGNVSFVIGPRKDGARNSVACRGQSINVPANTTVVHLLAAADVDSDVIFQAGNTKIPLTIGSWAGYLGSWDNRQFEGLVAELSYSLRNELKSITPAFVRDQRVAWCASHRHLPVGETLYEYGYLFAYRLEIQEGTTSITLPNSPFVRIAAMSVGDEGHAVALWSPFDDLHRDNAFSAKFSSSDKKKGTQ